The proteins below are encoded in one region of Clostridia bacterium:
- the bstA gene encoding bacillithiol transferase BstA — MSTHPTTDARYPIGKFTWAGPNTESDRKCYIDQIEQAPVQLRAAVFGLTDQQLDTPYREGGWTVRQVVHHVADSHMNAYIRFKLALTENEPTVKPYDEKAWAEQPDSKLPVEVSLQLFDRLHQRFTTILRSMKPADFDRKLRHPELGEVVLDRYVAMYAWHGKHHVAHITELRNRMGW, encoded by the coding sequence ATGAGCACGCACCCAACTACCGACGCTCGCTACCCAATCGGCAAGTTCACCTGGGCCGGCCCGAACACCGAGTCCGACCGCAAGTGCTATATCGACCAAATCGAGCAAGCACCCGTTCAGCTTCGCGCCGCTGTCTTCGGACTCACCGACCAGCAACTCGATACGCCCTACCGCGAAGGCGGATGGACCGTGCGTCAAGTTGTGCATCACGTGGCCGACAGTCACATGAACGCCTACATTCGGTTCAAGCTCGCACTGACTGAGAACGAGCCCACGGTGAAGCCGTACGACGAGAAGGCGTGGGCCGAACAGCCAGACTCCAAGCTGCCCGTCGAAGTCTCTCTGCAGCTCTTCGACCGCTTGCATCAGCGCTTCACCACCATTCTGCGCTCCATGAAGCCCGCTGACTTTGACCGTAAACTCCGGCATCCTGAACTCGGCGAAGTTGTACTCGACCGGTACGTGGCCATGTACGCCTGGCACGGCAAGCACCATGTCGCGCACATAACAGAGTTGCGGAACCGTATGGGTTGGTAG
- a CDS encoding acyl-CoA dehydrogenase family protein, with amino-acid sequence MSAIKFKGVDFIQFDSLLSDEERMVRDTARQFIEDNLVPIIEQCNRDGRFPRELVKPMADLGFFGASLKGYGCAEMSNVEYGLVMQELERGDSGVRSFVSVQSALVMYPIWAFGSDEQKDKWLPAMQKGDKLGCFGLTEPDFGSNPNGMRTRAKKDGNDYILNGEKMWITSGSIADVAVVWAKVEDEGDRIRGFLVETDRPGFSAQDVHGKWSLRASVTSGFSLQDVRIPAGNILPKTEGLKNALMCLNQARYGIAWGAVGAAMSCYDTALQYAKLRKQFRDMPIAGHQLVQEKLVWMINEITKAQLLVLQVGRLKDAGTVAHQHISMAKRNNVWMALECARMARDILGANGVADDYPIMRHIMNLESVKTYEGTHDIHTLIVGSSITGIDAF; translated from the coding sequence ATGTCCGCGATCAAGTTCAAAGGCGTCGATTTCATTCAGTTCGACTCGCTGCTCTCCGACGAAGAACGCATGGTGCGCGATACCGCGCGCCAGTTCATCGAAGACAACCTCGTCCCCATCATCGAGCAGTGCAATCGCGACGGACGCTTCCCGCGCGAACTGGTCAAGCCCATGGCCGACCTCGGCTTTTTCGGGGCCAGCCTCAAGGGCTACGGCTGTGCCGAGATGTCCAACGTCGAGTACGGACTTGTCATGCAGGAACTGGAGCGCGGCGACAGTGGCGTTCGCTCGTTCGTCAGCGTACAGTCGGCGCTCGTCATGTATCCCATTTGGGCGTTCGGCAGCGACGAGCAAAAAGACAAGTGGCTGCCCGCCATGCAAAAGGGCGACAAGCTCGGCTGCTTCGGTCTTACCGAACCTGATTTCGGTTCTAACCCCAATGGCATGCGCACCCGCGCAAAGAAGGACGGCAACGACTACATTCTCAATGGCGAGAAGATGTGGATCACCTCCGGCAGCATCGCCGATGTAGCCGTCGTCTGGGCCAAGGTAGAGGACGAAGGCGACCGCATCCGCGGCTTCCTGGTTGAAACCGATCGTCCGGGCTTCAGCGCACAAGACGTGCACGGCAAGTGGTCCCTGCGTGCGTCCGTCACGTCCGGCTTCTCGCTTCAGGACGTACGGATTCCGGCCGGCAACATTCTGCCCAAGACTGAAGGCCTGAAGAACGCGCTCATGTGTCTCAACCAGGCGCGTTACGGAATTGCCTGGGGAGCCGTTGGCGCTGCCATGTCCTGCTATGACACGGCGCTCCAATACGCGAAGCTGCGCAAGCAGTTCCGCGATATGCCGATTGCCGGCCATCAACTCGTGCAGGAGAAGCTGGTATGGATGATCAATGAGATCACCAAGGCCCAGCTACTCGTCTTGCAGGTTGGTCGCCTGAAGGACGCCGGCACCGTCGCTCACCAACACATCTCCATGGCGAAACGGAACAACGTCTGGATGGCCCTTGAGTGTGCCCGCATGGCACGCGATATTCTGGGTGCGAACGGAGTGGCTGACGACTACCCGATCATGCGTCACATAATGAATTTGGAATCGGTGAAAACCTACGAGGGCACCCATGACATCCATACTCTGATTGTGGGCTCGTCGATCACCGGCATTGACGCTTTCTGA
- the pyrF gene encoding orotidine-5'-phosphate decarboxylase → MTASCDRLIVALDVSSAVEAHRIIDAVSDSVSMFKVGKQLFTAEGPQIVRELVASGRRVFLDLKFHDIPNTVAAAVRQAAELRVAMLTVHASGGAKMLRAAAEASESSPTQPLILAVTVLTSLSDEDLLEVGVSGTVQSQVLRLANLALEQKCGGIVASAHEARELRRELGTGFAIVTPGIRPGGSTKDDQARVVTPAQAMRAGASHIVVGRPITEAVDPAQTARQILAEITAASV, encoded by the coding sequence ATGACTGCTTCTTGCGACCGCCTCATAGTGGCGCTCGATGTTTCCTCTGCCGTGGAAGCCCACCGCATCATCGACGCCGTGAGCGACTCCGTCTCAATGTTCAAAGTCGGCAAACAGCTTTTCACCGCGGAAGGCCCGCAGATCGTCCGAGAACTCGTTGCCAGCGGCCGCCGAGTTTTCCTGGATCTCAAGTTCCACGATATACCAAACACAGTGGCTGCCGCAGTTCGGCAAGCCGCCGAGTTGCGCGTCGCCATGCTGACGGTCCACGCATCCGGCGGAGCCAAGATGCTTCGCGCCGCAGCCGAAGCCTCCGAATCCTCTCCTACGCAGCCACTCATTCTGGCCGTCACCGTTCTGACCAGCCTTTCCGACGAGGACCTGCTGGAGGTAGGCGTCTCGGGCACGGTCCAGTCGCAGGTGCTCCGGCTGGCGAACCTAGCTTTGGAGCAGAAATGCGGGGGGATCGTCGCCTCTGCCCACGAGGCGCGGGAACTGCGCCGTGAACTCGGTACGGGTTTCGCAATCGTCACTCCCGGCATCCGCCCGGGAGGCAGCACGAAGGACGACCAGGCCCGCGTAGTCACGCCAGCCCAAGCCATGAGGGCGGGGGCCAGCCACATCGTCGTCGGACGTCCCATTACCGAGGCCGTCGATCCCGCCCAAACCGCACGCCAGATCCTTGCCGAAATCACTGCCGCGAGCGTCTGA
- the glpX gene encoding class II fructose-bisphosphatase — MGTKVQPTDLAQSTSTNLEADLALEFLRVVESAAIASAKTMGQGDRKRADQAATESMRQVMDTVPMQGTIVIGEGERDEAPMLYIGEKVGRARVQGLTFPEVDIAVDPLEGTNLCATGSPNAITVLAASERGGLLHAPDCYMEKIVVGPSCHGAVDLDAPVEDNLKNVAKRLDRDVEDLVVIVLDRPRHEKLIADIRKAGARIRLITDGDLAPGIASAVIGTGVHAVMGAGGAPEGVITAAAIRCLNGYMVGRLTGYTEQQRERMAGMGINDIKKIYTADELAPGKNIIFAATGVTDGSLLRGVRFFGEGTRTSSLIMKMSNGKVRFIETIHLEKRPDVKVRFM; from the coding sequence ATGGGTACAAAGGTGCAACCAACAGACCTGGCACAGTCAACGTCCACCAACCTCGAGGCCGATCTCGCACTCGAATTTCTACGCGTCGTAGAATCTGCCGCGATCGCCTCCGCCAAGACGATGGGCCAGGGGGATCGAAAGCGCGCCGACCAGGCCGCTACCGAATCCATGCGCCAGGTGATGGACACTGTTCCCATGCAGGGCACCATTGTCATTGGCGAAGGTGAACGTGACGAAGCACCCATGCTCTACATCGGTGAGAAGGTTGGCCGAGCGCGCGTTCAAGGACTCACCTTTCCGGAAGTGGACATTGCGGTTGATCCCCTCGAGGGCACGAATCTCTGCGCAACAGGTTCGCCGAATGCCATCACCGTGCTCGCAGCGTCCGAACGCGGTGGCCTGCTGCACGCGCCCGATTGCTACATGGAGAAGATCGTTGTCGGCCCCTCCTGCCACGGAGCTGTCGATCTCGACGCTCCCGTTGAGGACAACCTTAAGAACGTCGCGAAGCGCCTCGATCGCGACGTAGAAGACCTTGTCGTCATCGTGCTGGATCGTCCGCGCCACGAAAAGCTTATCGCAGACATTCGCAAGGCTGGCGCGCGCATTCGCCTGATTACTGATGGCGACCTGGCGCCCGGAATTGCCTCGGCCGTTATCGGAACCGGCGTACACGCCGTGATGGGCGCTGGTGGCGCGCCGGAGGGCGTGATCACCGCGGCTGCCATTCGCTGCCTGAACGGCTACATGGTCGGACGCCTTACCGGCTACACCGAACAGCAGCGCGAGCGCATGGCGGGCATGGGCATCAATGACATCAAGAAGATCTACACCGCCGACGAACTCGCGCCCGGCAAGAACATCATCTTCGCCGCTACCGGCGTGACCGATGGTTCCCTGCTCAGAGGCGTGCGCTTCTTCGGCGAAGGCACTCGAACCTCATCCCTGATCATGAAGATGTCCAATGGCAAGGTGCGATTCATCGAAACCATCCACCTGGAGAAGAGGCCGGACGTCAAAGTTCGCTTCATGTAA